The DNA sequence TAGAGGATGTTCCTTTTCCACTACTGGTAGTCATTATCCTGGGCGGCTTGGTAGTGGTCGGCCCTATTGGCTGGGCCATTTACCAAGAGCCCGGTTTGGCCAAAACCTTCTTTGGTCTGCCGCAGACCTTCCCGGCGCCGCTAGAGATCGTAAAGAACACCGCCAGAGTACCAGTAGAAATATTCTTTAGGGGACCAAACAATCCAGAGTTTTGGCTGGGTCGGCTACCGCTGCTGGATTGGTTTACCATTGGCATGTTTGTCATAGGCGCCTATGGCTACGTCAGCAAACTCAAGCTAGATCGTACATGGCTGTTTGTGTATATCTTTGCAGTGGGCTCGCTACTGGCTGGCCTAAAAGGGCCCGTATCTAGCACGCTCCTATTGCCCTTTGTCTACGTGATGGTCGCCGGAGGTATTGGGCTCATGCTACAACAATGGTTTACGGTTTTTCCGCGCAATCCAGTGGCCAGGGGAGTAGGGACAGCGATGATTATTCTGGCAGTCGGCGCCTCGTGCCTGTATAACACCACACACTATTTTGTGGCCTGGCCAGATGCCCCAGCCACTAAACAAACCTTTGTCCATAGACCCTAGAGCACAATCCTAACCTCTGTTACAATATCTAGAGCCAATTTTTTGCATTAAGAAGGAGTTTATTATGGGACGATTTGATCAAGCTAAGATGTTACTTCAGGTTAAGAAACTGCAGAAAGAACTGCAGAAAATGATCATCACTGCCGAGCAAGGTGACGGTGCCGTAAAGGTAGAGATCACCGGCGAACAGAAGATCAAGAAAATCCACATAGATCCTGAGCGCGTCGACCTAGACGACATCCAGGAACTAGAGCGCTGGATAGAAGACGCCGTCAAAGACGCTATACAACAGAGTCAAAAAATCGCCGCTGAAAAAATGCAACCCTTCATGGGCGCCCTCAGCGAACTCGGCATGTAGGAGCCTCCATTTTGCAGATACTGCCACCGGCACTAGAGAAAGTTATTGAGTCCCTAGGAAAACTCCCTGGGGTTGGGCCACGCACAGCCGAGCGCTATGCGTACTATCTGCTCAAAGCAGACCCCACCACGTCCAAGCACCTTGCAGAAACCCTGCAGGGACTGCACGAAGGCGTAACATTCTGCAAAAAAACCTTTGCCCTCATAGAAAAAGGCAAGGAACTGTCAGACCTGTACACCGACCCCTCGCGTGACAAAAAGCTAGTGGCCGTGGTGGCCGAGCCCTTTGATATTGTAGCTCTGGAAAAAACTGCCCAATACAAAGGCACCTACCATGTACTGGGCGGTCTGGTATCACCCATTGATGGTGTGGGGCCCGAGCAACTGCATATCGCCGAACTCATGCAACGCATAGACGAAGACAACGTCGAAGAAATCATCTTGGCTACTAATGCCAGCGTAGAGGGCGAATCAACCGCCCTGTACATTCAGCAGCAGCTAGGCGACCGGCAGGCTAAGGTAACGCGGCTAGCCCGCGGCCTGCCGGTAGGCGTAGACCTAGAGTATGCTGACCAGATTACACTGGGGCGAGCGCTCGAGGGCCGGACTGTTCTTTAACTGGCGGCACTGTAGCGATAACAACCCCTAGCAGCACTAACTGCATGCCGGGAACGCGTCGTACATACCTGTCAGTGTGCCACCCCTTTAACTTTTCGGTGCGGTACGGCCCCAGGCCTAACGCGTCGAATTCAAGTGACACGGGCATTAGTTCTGGAGGGCTGGTCTTTTTTGTTAAGCGTGATATGTCCCATTTTTCGGCCACAATAACCCAATCGGGCTCGTCAATTACCTCAAGCTGTTTGCTGCGTGGGTCACCCATGTAGGTCTGACGACGTGCCTGACCAGTGGGATCTGCTGGGTCTCTGTAGCGTTTACCAACTGCCAAGACAGCCATTGTCCGTACTGCCTCGTCGTCCATAACCAATTCGACCACCATGCCGACCTCCAGGTCCTCTGCGGCAAGTTGGTCTGACCCAAAGTCAGGACGCTCTTCTGCAAGCTCGGGATTATAAGTACTCCCCATTACACACCTCTCGTTTAGTTTGGTCCTTACTATAGTTAAGCCATTTGACCACTGTCAATCTGTTATACTGCTTTTATATGCAAGATAAAATCAAACAACTCGTTGATGAAGCTCAAAAAATCGTCATCCTCCAGGCCGACAATCCAGACGCCGACAGCCTAGCCAGTGCCCTCGCGCTCGAGCAGCTACTGGGCGAAATGAACAAAGAAGTGCACCTCTATGGCGGCGTGGATATGCCTGGCTACCTAAAGTACCTAAAGGGCTGGGACCGCGTGTCTCCGGAGCTACCCCATCAGTTTGATCTGAGTATTATCGTAGATGCCTCTACTATGACGCTGTTTGGTAAATTGGTTGAGTCTGGTCAGCACAAAATGCTGGCCAATAAACCATGTGTTGTACTGGACCATCATGCCGAAACCGACAACCTGGTGCCGTTTGCCACGGTCATGCACAACAAGCCAGAGCTGGCCTCTACCGGCCAGGTTATCTACGAACTATGGAAAGAGCTGGGCTGGCCAGTAGACGCGACAGCAGCAGCATTCATCATGACCTCTATCCTGGGTGACACGCAGGGCCTAGCCAACGACCTCACCACCGCCAGTACTTACCGGGTCATGGCAGATTTGGTAGACCTGGGCGTCAACCGACCGCAGCTAGAAGAAGAGCGCCGTGACCTGAGCAAAATGCACCCCGACATCTTTCGGTACAAGGCCACGCTGATTGAGCGCACCGAGTTGCACGCCGACGGACGGCTGGCGCTGACAACCATCCCCCATGACGAAATCATGGAATACAGCCCGCTATATAACCCCAATGCCCTTATTCAGAACGAGCACCTACTGACGCAAGGTGTCCTGGTGTCAGTGTCTATGAAGAGCTACGCCGACGGACGTATCACGGCAGCCATCCGTTGCAACACCACTGCGCCTATCGCCGGGCAGCTGGCCGAGCATTTTGGTGGTGGTGGGCATGAATACTCCAGCGGCTTCAAGATCACCGGTGGCAAGTCACTCGACGACACCAAGGCCGAGGTAGTCAAAACTACCATGCAACTGCTAGACGGGCTTGAACAGAGTTAAGCGGTTTGCTAGACTGCACCTGAAATGAAACAGCACCGTACACCTACCACTTGTTGTCAGCCTACCTGTACATAAGGTGAGGCTTATTTCTTTTACGCAAATCTGCAAAAAAGAGCCTCACCGGCTCTTTTTTAATGCGTAACAAGGAAACCTTATGGCAATCACCGACATACAATTTACCGCAACGACTTCTCTGGAATTTCAGCCGGGTGGTGTCGTGCTGGCCGAGCTGGCCCATGCAGATGACGAATTCGAAATAGCCCACGGCCTGGCAGGAGCTGCCGCAGCCCGCGACGCAGGGCTAATCGCCCGGGTCATGGTGCACTACGCAACCGATAGCGCAGCCAGCTCCAACCCAGGCCACAGGCCAAACCAAGATCGGACTCAAGAGACACTGGACAGCCTGCTAAGCGTGTTTGGCATACCTGCGGACGATGTTATGTTTGGCGACCTACCAGACGGAACGCTGTCGCCAACCGACCCCACTGTAGTAGAGAGCGTGTTGGACTCTATGCGGGTCGCTGGAGCAACCGACGTCCTCACCCTGGGCGCCGGCTCGACCAATCCCACCTATCCTAACCACAGCGATCATAGCGCCGTTCACCAAGCAGTATTGATAGCAAGAGATCGAGGCGTGAATGTATGGGGGCTCGGCCCGGACAGCCAGGCCACCGCACATGCCACAGGCAGCCTGGCGACCAAGCTAGCCGTCATGACCCAGCATGGCAGTCAGTTTACCGCCATAGACAGGGCAGAGTGGCCAGAAGCCTGGGGCGCAAACTTACCCACTGGCTGGAGGCTGGTAGGAGGCTTTGCCGTAGACGCCTATACCGCCGGCGTATTAGATAGATACCAGGACATCCTGCACCAGGAACACTACGTCCGATACCCAAAAGATCCGTAATGATATACTAACAACCATTGAAGGAAACAGATGAAACTACACAACACCCTGACCCGAAAAGTAGAAGAATTCAAGTCACTAGAACCCGGCGCGGTTCGCATGTACACCTGTGGTCCCACTGTCTACGACCATATTCATATCGGTAATCTAGCAGCCTATGTCTATGCCGACATAGAACGCCGTGTACTGTCAGCCAGTGGCTACGAGGTCCGGCAGGTCATGAACTACACCGATGTAGACGACAAAACCATTCGCCGCAGTGCCGAACACTACCCAGATCTGTCCCCAGAAGAAGCTCTGGCCAAACTGACAGACAACTACAAGCAGATATTTTTAGACGATATCACTGCCATAGGCAATGATGTGGCGGCTATTACATTCGTGAGCGCTGTTGCCAGTATCGAGGGTATGCGTGCCCTTATCACCGACCTACACAAAGACGGCTTTGCTTATATTGCCGACGACGGTGTGTATTTTTCTATAGAAAAATATCGGGCCAGTGGCAAAAAGTATGGTCAGCTGCTAAAACTAGATGCCAGCAATACCAGCAGCGCCCGCATAAACAACGACGAATACGACAAAGACTCTGTACATGACTTTGCACTCTGGAAAACCCGCAAGGGCAACGAACCCGCCTGGGAATTCGAGCTGGACGGGCAAGAGCTGCTGGGCAGGCCAGGGTGGCATATCGAATGCTCAGTCATGAGCGTGAACAACTTGGGACAACCCTTCGACATACACACCGGCGGCGTAGACAACGTCTTTCCACACCATGAAAACGAAATAGCCCAGAGCACAGCCGGCAAGGGCGATATCTATGCTCAGTACTTTGTACATAACGAACACCTGCTAGTAGACGGCAAAAAGATGGCCAAGTCAGCCCAGAACTTCTTTACCCTGCAAGACATCCGCGAGCGCGGGTACGAGCCCATGGCTTTCCGCTTAGTCGTGTTGCAGTCTCACTACCGGTCGCAGTCCAACTTTAGCTGGGACATCCTAGATTCAGCCACCAATTCGCTGCAAAACCTGCGCGCCTGGGCAGATCTACGGTTGCAATCTTTTAGCTCACCAGAATTGGCCACATATAACCAAGAAGCCGGACAGCACATACTGGAACAGGCACAAAACGATCTACACATTCCCGATGCCCTCACGTATGTATATGGCGCCGTCACCAAGGCCGAAGAGCTGGGGCCAGACAAAGATTCCATTGCAGAGCTCGTCCGTGATATAGACGCCCTGCTAGGGTTGGGACTAGGTGACTCAGAAGATATTACCGCTGACCAAAAAGAATTATTAAGCCAGCGACAAAAGGCCCGAGACAACAAAGACTTTGCCGCATCCGACAAACTGCGTGATCAACTAAAAGAGCAAGGCATCGGTGTCCGCGACACTCCTCACGGACAGGTTTGGCACCGAACATAAGAAGCTATATGCAAGACATACGAGAGCTAAAGACCGACAAACTCACAATCGCGTCCGGGCACCTGGACGTGGGCAACGGACACAAAGTATATTTCGAGCATTGGGGCAATCCCAAGGCCAAAACTCCAGTATTGACCTTTCACGGGGGACCAGGCTCACAGTATAGGTGGAGACATAAAGCAATCTTTGACCCGCGCTACCATCGAGTTATCTTTTTTGACCAACGTGGTAGCGGCAACAGCCTGCCGTATGGCAAACTAGAGCACAATACTACCAACGACCTCATGGAAGACGCTCAGAAAATTTTGAGCCACCTGGGCATTAAGCACGTCTATGTGTTTGGTCGTTCGTGGGGTTCAACACTGGCCACGCTTTTTACCATTCGCTATCCAGAAGTTGCGAAAGCCACCTTAGTAGGTGGTGTGTATACTGGCTCTCGAACAGAGACGGAGTACGTGGATCAAGGACATTTTCAGCGATTCTACCCAGAAGTCTGGGAACGCTTTGTTGCCAGTGTACCTGCGCAGCATCGAGGTGACCCAGCACAGTACCACTATCAGCAGCTAAAGAAAGCTGGTGACGAGCAAGCCCTGAGGATATCTGCAGAGGCCCTAGAGAATCTTGAGCTGCCACTACTCGGCTTTGACTGGCGGGGCTATCAAGACGAGGGAGGGCGAGATGTATCCGCCGCCGATAGGCATGAAATCTACGACCATGTACCATACCGACTCTATGCCCACTATTTATCGCAAGGGTGTTTTTTGCCAGATAACTACATACTCTCAGAAGCAAAACATATCAAAACTCCATTTGCGATTGTCCAGGGTCGCTACGATATGGCTTGCCCGCCCGCAACCGCATACAAGCTCCATCAGATCATCCGACACAGCAAGTTATATATTACACTCGCCGGCCACGGCAGCGGTGAAGCAGAGAATCAAACTACCGCCAAGGCCCTCATAGATACTATGTTTGTATAAAGACCTAGGCTTTTGCGGCTTTGGTTTTGCCGCCTTTTTCGGCGGCTTCGCCAGTTACGGCCTCTTCATAAGCGTCTTCGGTCTTGTCACCAATATTGCGTGATTTTAGATAGTCCAGTAACAGTACTCGCAGACAGCCAGCCAGGGGTATGGCGACCAAACCGCCAAGCAAACCGCCAAAACTGACGCCTACAATAACCGAGCTAAACACCAGCAACGGTGACATGTTGGTAGAGTTAGACTGAATAGTTGGCTGAATAACGTAGTTCTCTACTTGTTGATACAGGAAGTAGTAGGCCAAAATGATCGCAGCGTCCCACGGCGACGTAAACAGTGCAACAACAGATACAATTGCCGCCCCAATATAGTGGCCAACCATTGGTATCAGGCCGCAGAAAAACACAATAACCATCAGCGCCACCGGATAGCTGATATCCAAAATTACCAACGGCACCAGGATAAGCAAGGCAGCTGTGGCAGCCAACAGTACCTGGCCATTCACAT is a window from the Verrucomicrobiia bacterium genome containing:
- the recR gene encoding recombination mediator RecR; translation: MQILPPALEKVIESLGKLPGVGPRTAERYAYYLLKADPTTSKHLAETLQGLHEGVTFCKKTFALIEKGKELSDLYTDPSRDKKLVAVVAEPFDIVALEKTAQYKGTYHVLGGLVSPIDGVGPEQLHIAELMQRIDEDNVEEIILATNASVEGESTALYIQQQLGDRQAKVTRLARGLPVGVDLEYADQITLGRALEGRTVL
- the cysS gene encoding cysteine--tRNA ligase — translated: MKLHNTLTRKVEEFKSLEPGAVRMYTCGPTVYDHIHIGNLAAYVYADIERRVLSASGYEVRQVMNYTDVDDKTIRRSAEHYPDLSPEEALAKLTDNYKQIFLDDITAIGNDVAAITFVSAVASIEGMRALITDLHKDGFAYIADDGVYFSIEKYRASGKKYGQLLKLDASNTSSARINNDEYDKDSVHDFALWKTRKGNEPAWEFELDGQELLGRPGWHIECSVMSVNNLGQPFDIHTGGVDNVFPHHENEIAQSTAGKGDIYAQYFVHNEHLLVDGKKMAKSAQNFFTLQDIRERGYEPMAFRLVVLQSHYRSQSNFSWDILDSATNSLQNLRAWADLRLQSFSSPELATYNQEAGQHILEQAQNDLHIPDALTYVYGAVTKAEELGPDKDSIAELVRDIDALLGLGLGDSEDITADQKELLSQRQKARDNKDFAASDKLRDQLKEQGIGVRDTPHGQVWHRT
- a CDS encoding PIG-L family deacetylase, which codes for MAITDIQFTATTSLEFQPGGVVLAELAHADDEFEIAHGLAGAAAARDAGLIARVMVHYATDSAASSNPGHRPNQDRTQETLDSLLSVFGIPADDVMFGDLPDGTLSPTDPTVVESVLDSMRVAGATDVLTLGAGSTNPTYPNHSDHSAVHQAVLIARDRGVNVWGLGPDSQATAHATGSLATKLAVMTQHGSQFTAIDRAEWPEAWGANLPTGWRLVGGFAVDAYTAGVLDRYQDILHQEHYVRYPKDP
- a CDS encoding alpha/beta fold hydrolase, giving the protein MQDIRELKTDKLTIASGHLDVGNGHKVYFEHWGNPKAKTPVLTFHGGPGSQYRWRHKAIFDPRYHRVIFFDQRGSGNSLPYGKLEHNTTNDLMEDAQKILSHLGIKHVYVFGRSWGSTLATLFTIRYPEVAKATLVGGVYTGSRTETEYVDQGHFQRFYPEVWERFVASVPAQHRGDPAQYHYQQLKKAGDEQALRISAEALENLELPLLGFDWRGYQDEGGRDVSAADRHEIYDHVPYRLYAHYLSQGCFLPDNYILSEAKHIKTPFAIVQGRYDMACPPATAYKLHQIIRHSKLYITLAGHGSGEAENQTTAKALIDTMFV
- a CDS encoding YbaB/EbfC family nucleoid-associated protein, with amino-acid sequence MGRFDQAKMLLQVKKLQKELQKMIITAEQGDGAVKVEITGEQKIKKIHIDPERVDLDDIQELERWIEDAVKDAIQQSQKIAAEKMQPFMGALSELGM
- a CDS encoding DHH family phosphoesterase encodes the protein MQDKIKQLVDEAQKIVILQADNPDADSLASALALEQLLGEMNKEVHLYGGVDMPGYLKYLKGWDRVSPELPHQFDLSIIVDASTMTLFGKLVESGQHKMLANKPCVVLDHHAETDNLVPFATVMHNKPELASTGQVIYELWKELGWPVDATAAAFIMTSILGDTQGLANDLTTASTYRVMADLVDLGVNRPQLEEERRDLSKMHPDIFRYKATLIERTELHADGRLALTTIPHDEIMEYSPLYNPNALIQNEHLLTQGVLVSVSMKSYADGRITAAIRCNTTAPIAGQLAEHFGGGGHEYSSGFKITGGKSLDDTKAEVVKTTMQLLDGLEQS